The following nucleotide sequence is from Halococcus saccharolyticus DSM 5350.
CCAGGCGGGGATCGGCGCGACACGCTCCTCGAAGTTCGTGCCGCTCAAATGATGGAGGCATAAGACATGGGAATCAGCTACAGCGTGGACGCTGACCCCGAGCGAACGGCGAAAGCCATGCTCCGGGAGCGCCACATGAGCCACAAGCACAGCAAGGAGATCGCCCGGGAGCTGAAGGGGCGCACCGTCGCCGACGCACGCGAGTATCTCGAGAGCGTGATCGCGGGCGACCAGTCGGTTCCCTTCCGCTCGCACAACTCGGGCGTCGGGCATCGCAGCGACATCGACGGCTGGGACGCCGGTCGCTATCCCGAGAAGGCCTCGAAGGCCTTCCTCGATCTGCTCGAAAACGTCGGCGCGAACGCCGAACACCAGGGGTTCGAGCCCGATCCGATGACGATCAAACACGTCGCCGCTCACAAGATCGGCGAGGTGCAGGGCCGACAGCCCCGGGCGATGGGCCGCGCGAGCGCGTGGAACACGCCCGAGGTCGACGTCGAGTTGATCGTCGAAGAACCCGACGAGGAGGGTGAGAACTGATGGGCTCCGAGCAGACGTTCATCGAGGACGGGATGCAGCGGACCCAGATCGACGAGTTCTTCGGCGACGAGCTGGAGCGCGCTGGCTACGGCGGGATGGAGCTCGCCAAGACCCCGATGGGGACCCAGATCGTCCTGCGAGCGGAGAAGCCCGGCATGGTGATCGGGAAGGGTGGGAAGAACATCCGGAAGATCACGACCCAGCTCGAAGAGCGCTTCGACCTTGACGACCCCCAAATCGACGTCCAAGAAGTCGACGAACCCGACCTCAACGCCCAGATCGTCGCGGATCGACTGGGCAACGCCCTCGAACGTGGCTGGTACTTCCGGAAGGCGGGCCACACCACGATCGACCGGATCATGGACGCTGGCGCGCGCGGTGCGGAGATCACCCTGAACGGCAAGGTGACGGGCGCACGCTCGCGCAACGAGAAGTTCAACCGGGGCTACATCAAGCACAACGGCGAGCCGGCCCAGAGCATCGTCGATCGCGGCGACGGCGTCGCGGTGATGAAGCTCGGGACGATCGGCGTCACGGTGAAGATCATCCCGCCGGATGCGGAGCTGCCCGACGACTTCCGTATCCAGGAGGACGTCGACACCAGCGTGCTCGAACCCGAAGAGGTCGAGGGCGACGACGTCGAGGAACTCCTCAGCGGCGACGGCGAGGAGCCGGTCGCCGGCCCCGAGGAGTCCGACAGCGAAGAGGACTTCGAGGTGACCGAAACGCCCCCCGAGGGCGAAGCGGAAACCACCGAGGCCGGAGCCGAGGAGATCATCGAAGAGGAGATCGAGGCCGAGCAGGGTGCGGCCGAGACCGCACCGGACGAATCCGTCGAAGCGAGCGAGGACATCGACGAGGAGCTCTCCGAGGAGACCGACGCCGCAGCCGAAGCGATCCTCGACGAGATGGACGACGCCGAGGCCGATTCGGACCTCACCGCCATCGACGGCGTGGGCGACGCGAAGGCCGACGCGCTGGTCGAGGCCGGCTTCGAGTCGGTCGCGGCCGTGCGCGCGGCGAGCGAGGACGACCTCGCCGAGGCCGAAGGCGTCGGCCCGGCGTTCGCCGAGCGCATCAAGGAGGGTGCCGAGGATCTCGGCGGAGGTGACGCCTGATGGCGATCCTCCACGCCGAAGAGATGCGCGACATGACGCCCGCCGAGCGCGAGGCCGAGCTCGAGGAGCTCGAAACCGAGCTGCTCAATACCAAAGCTGTGCAGGCCGCCGGTGGCGCGCCCGAAAACCCTGGCCGGATCGGGGAGCTCCGGCGCACGATCGCGCGACTCAAAACGATCAGAAACGAGGAAGGCGACCTCGACGAGAACGGAGAGAGTGCCTGATGGCGCTCACTCCCGCAACGCTCGCTCGACACGAACTCTGTGGCCTGCACACGCGGGTCGCAGCGGCCGACAACCCATCCCTCACGGGTATCGAGGGACGGGTCGTGCGCGAGACGAAGAACACGCTGTCGGTCGAGACGGATTCGACGGACGACAGTGGGGCCACACCGGCCGCGAAACAGGTGCCGAAGGCGGGCGCGACGTTCGAGTTCGCGCTCGATGGCGAGTCGGTCGCCCCGACGGACGTCACCCCGGCCGACCCCAAAGCAGCCGAGACCGTCCACGTGACGGTCGAGGGCGAGCGGCTGGTCGCGACACCGGCCCGCCGCACCGAACGGAGCAGTGATTCGACATGGCGCTAGGATTGAACGTCGACGAACCCGAGACGACCTGCGATGACCCCAACTGTCCGTTCCACGGCACGGTCTCCGTGCGCGGTGGGACGGTCGACGGGATGGTCGCCTCGACGGAGATGCACAGAACGGTGATCGTCGAACGCGAGTACGACGTGACGGTCCCGAAGTACGACCGGAAGATGAAGCGGCGCTCGCGCACCCCCGCGCACGCGCCCGACTGCCTCGACCTCTCGGTGGGCGACGCGGTCCGGATCGCCGAGACCCGGCCGCTCTCGAAGACCAAGGCCCACGTCGTGGTCGGCACGCTCGACACGACGCGGGACCTCGGCGCGAGCAGCCTCTCGGGGCCGTCCGATCCCGATTCGGAGGTCGCCCTCGACGAGATCGAGAGTGCGGGAGGTGACGCCTGATGGAAGCGCTCGCCGCCGACGTCACACAGGGCCTGGAGAAGGGGTCGCTCGTGACGTGTGCGGACAACACGGGCGCACGCGAGCTGAAGGTCATCAGCGTGTCGGGCTACTCCGGTACGAAGAACCGCCACCCGAAGGCGGGTCTCGGCGACAAGGTGTCGGTCTCGGTGACCAAGGGCACACCCGAGATGCGCCGTCAGGTGCTCGAAGCCGTGATCGTGCGCCAGCGCAAGCCGATCCGACGACCCGACGGCACCCGTGTGAAGTTCGAGGACAACGCCGCCGTGGTCGTCGACGAGAACGAGGACCCCCGGGGTACGGAGCTCCGCGGGCCCGTCGCGCGCGAAGTCGCCGAGCGGTTCGGCTCGATCGCGAGCGCGGCCACGATGATCGTCTGAGGTACGAACGCATGAGCAAACAACCACACAAACAACGGACACGAACGGAGCGCGCACCGCTCCACGAGAAGCATCGCCAGGTCCGTGCGACGCTCGCCGACGATCTCCGCGAAGAGTACGGCCGGCGGAACGCCCGAGTCAACGAGGGCGACACCGTCGAGGTCCTCCGCGGCGACTTCGCCGGCGAGGAGGAAGACGTCGTGCGCGTCGACCTGAAGGACGCGACCGTCCACGTCGAGGACGTCACGACCGAGACTGCCGACGGCGAGGAGGTCGCCCGACCGCTCGACGCGAGCAACCTTCGGATCACGGAGCTCGATCTCGAGGACGACCGGCGCGAGGAGCGTCTGGAGGCCGACGATGAGTAAGCACCAGAAGCGGCTCTCGGTGCCGAACTCGTGGCCCGTCGAGCGCAAGACCGAGAAGTTCACGGTGAAGGCGGGCGCGGGCCCGCACGGCGAAAGCGGCGTTCCGCTGCTCGTCGTGTTGCGAGACGTGCTCGGCTACGTCGACTCCCGAAAGGAGGCGCGCTACGCGCTGAACCAGGGCTCGGTCCTTGTGAATGGCGACGCGCTCGACGACGAGGAACGCCCGATCGGGATGTTCGACATCCTCGAGTTCGACGAGCGGAACGAACACTACCGGGTGTTCCCCGACGAGGGCGGACGGCTCGCGCTGACGACGATCGACGCCGACGACGCGGACTCGAAGCTCGGCAAGATCGAGGGCAAACAGCAGGTCTCCGGTGGTGCGACACAGCTCGCACTCCACGACGGGCGCACCCTCGAAGTCGACGACGCGAGCGAGTACGCCGGCAGCGACTCGATCGTTGTCGACGAGGACGACGAAATCCTCGCGCACTTCTCCTACGAGGAGGGTGCGCTGGTGACCGCAGTCGAGGGTCGCCACGCCGGCGAGGTCGGCGAGATCGACGACATCCAGGTCACGCCAGGCAGCTCGTCGAACAACGTCACCGTCACCCAAACGAACGGCGACGGGTTCGAGACGGTCGCGGAGTACGTGGTCGTCATCGACGAGAACTTCGTCGACGACGAGACCACGGACGACGCCGGCGAGACCGCAGCGGACGCGGAATCGACGGCAGACGACGAGGCCACGGACGACGACGCAACCGACGACGGAGGTGACGACGAATGAGCGAAGCCGCGGAGTTCCACGCGATGCGCGAACCCGTGGTCGAGAAGGTCGTCGTCCACATGGGCGTCGGCGAGGGTGGCCGCGAGCTGGCGAACGCCGAGGAGATCCTCGAGGCCGTCACTGGCCAGGAGAGCGTGCGGACGCGCGCCCGGGCGACCGAGCCCGAGTTCGACATCCGCGAGGGCGATCCGATCGGGGCGAAGGTCACTCTTCGTGGCGAGGCCGCCGAGACGTTCCTCGACACCGCGCTCGACCTCGCGGACGTCTCGCGAACCCAGTTCGACGAGACCGGCAACATCAGCTTCGGGGTCGCAGAACACACCGAGTTCCCCGACCAGGAGTACGACCCGAACGTCGGGATCTACGGCCTCGACGTCACGGTCAACCTCAACCGACCCGGCGCACGGGTGAAACGACGGAACAAGGCTACGCGCCAGCTGCCGAGCCGTCACCGGCTCGACGTCGAGGACGCGATCGCGTTCCTCGAGAACGAATTCGACGTGGAGGTACAATGAGCGAGAGCGAAACCGACACCGGCGAACACGCGACGAAGCGAACAGGCCAGTTGGAGGACTGCCAGCGCTGCGGGCGCAAACAGGGCCTCGTCGGGAAGTACGACATCTGGCTCTGTCGACAGTGCTTCCGCGAGATCGCACGCGGCATGGGGTTCAGGAAGTACAAATGACGAACAACGATCCACTCGCCGACGCTCTCTCGGGGCTCGACAACGCCGGCCGCGTCGGCAAGCTCAACCTGACCGTACAGCCCGCCTCGAACACGATCGGCTCGGTGCTGGAAGTCATCTACGACCGGGGTTACATCGACGGCTTCGAGTTCGTAGAGGACGGCCGCGCCGGCGAGTTCGAGGTCGAACTCAGCGGCGCGATCAACCGCTGTGGCACCGTCAAGCCCCGCTACTCCGCGGGAGCCGACGAGTTCGAAAAGTGGGAGAAACGGTATCTCCCCGCCCGTGATTACGGGACGCTGATCGTCACGACGAGCCACGGCGTGATGAGCCACTACGAGGCACGCGAGCAGGGCCTCGGTGGCCAGGTGCTCGCGTACGTCTACTGATCCAACAATGACAGAAGAACGACTACAGATGCCGGACGACGTAACCGTCGAAGTCGACCGCTTCGACGTCACGGTCTCCGGGCCAGAGGGCAGCGTCACGCGCCGGCTGTGGTACCCGAACGTCACCGTTGCTGTCGAGGACGACGTGGTCGTCGTCGAGAGCGACGCCGACGACGCGAAGACGAATGCCACGGTCAGCACCTTCCGCAGCCACATCGCGAACGCCTTCCACGGCGTCCGCGAGGGATGGACCTACGAGATGGAAGTGTTCTACTCGCACTTTCCGATGCAGGTCCGCGCCGAGGACGGCGACGTCGTGATCCAGAACTTCCTCGGGGAGAAAGCACCGCGACGAACGGCCGTCCACGGCGATACGACTGTGGAAGTCGACGACGAGCGGGTCACGCTCTCCGGACCGAACAAGGAGGACGTGGGCCAGACCGCCGCGGACATCGAACAGCTCACCCGCGTCAGCGGCAAGGACACACGAGTGTTCCAGGACGGGGTGTACATCACCGAGAAACCGCAGAAACCGGAGGTGACCGCCGGTGGCAACTGATATCGAGAACGAACGCGACCTCGCAGCGATCGACGGCGTCGGCGACGAGAAGGCCGAGGACCTCCGCGAGGCGGGCTTCGAGACGATCGACGATCTCCGCGACGCCGATCAGGACGAACTCGCCGAGATCGAGGGTGTCGGTAACGCACTCGCCGCACGGATCAAGGCCGATGTCGACGAACTCGACGTCGACGATGCCGACGAAGCCGGTGAAACTAGCGAGGACGAAGCCGACGACGGGACCGACGAGGTTCCGGACGAACTCACCGATGTCAGCGGTGTCGGCGACGCGAAGGCCGACACGCTGCGCGAGGCTGGTTTCGAGTCCGTCGACGACGTTCGGCGGGCCGACCAGTCCGATCTCGCGGACGTCGAGGGGATCGGCAACGCGCTCGCTGCACGGATCAAGGCCGACGTCGGCGGTCTCGAAGTCGCCGACGAGACCGAAACCGAGGTCGAAGACGAGACCGAAACCGAGGAGGCCGAGGATGTCGAGACGGAACTCCAGCCGCGCGGTCTCACCGAGAAGACCCCGGATCTCGAGGACGAGGAGGGCCGCCTCCTCGCCGAGCGCCGACGCGATTCGGGCCCGGCGTTCGACCGGCAGAACCACCACATGAAAAAGCGTGTCTCGACCTCGTGGCGACGGCCGACCGGGACGCTCTCGAAGCAGCGTCGGGGCGTCAAGGGCAAGGGCGCGACCGTCGAGGCGGGCTACCGGACCGCAAAGCCGGTTCGGGGCCGCCACCCGAGCGGGTTCGAGGAGGTCCGCGTCGAGAACACGGACGATCTGGAGGGCGTCGACGGCGACTCCCAAGCAGTGCGAATCGGATCGTCGGTCGGCGACCGGAAGCGCGAACGCATCGAGGAGCAAGCAGAGGACGACGGGATCCGGGTTCTCAACCCGACCTACGTCGAAGTCGAGGTAACAGAGGATGACTGATCTGAGCGCACAGCGGCGACTGGCCGCGGACGTGCTCGACGTCGGGAAGAACCGCGTCTGGTTCGATCCCGAGGCCCAGGGCGAGATCGCGGAAGCGATCACCCGCGAGGACATCCGCGAGCTGGTCGCCAATGGTACTGTCGAATCGAAAGCGGCGAAGTCGAACTCGCGAGGCCGCGCACGCGAGCGCGAAGAGAAGCGCGCCGCCGGCCACCGGAAAGGACCCGGGACGCGGAAGGGTACCGCCGGAGCCCGCGAGAACCGCAAGGACGCATGGGTGTCCCGCATTCGGGCTCAGCGCCGCCGTCTGAAGGAGCTGCGGGCCGACGGGACGCTCGATCGAACCCAGTACCGCGCGCTCTACGACAAGGCGGGCGGTGGCGAGTTCGACAGCGTCGACCGGCTGGAAACCTTCGCCACGAACGAGTACGACGTTACGATCGAGGACGAATAACAATGGCAACAGGACCACGATACAACGTTCCGATGCGCCGCCGGCGCGAGGTCCGGACGGATTACCATCAGCGGTTGCGCCTGTTGAAATCAGGCAAACCCCGACTGGTTGCTCGCAAGAGCAACCGCCACGTCAGGGCGCAGCTGGTGACTCCCGGCCCCGACGGCGACGAAACACACGCGAGCGCGAGTTCGGCCGACCTCGCCGAGTACGGCTGGGAGGCTCCCACGGGGAACCTGCCGAGCGCGTACCTCACGGGGTTGCTCGCCGGACTGCGCGCGCGAGACACCGACGTCGACGAGGCCGTGCTCGACATCGGCCTCAACACCGCGACGCCGGGTAGCAAGGTGTTCGCGATCCAGGAGGGCGCGATCGATGCTGGACTCCACGTCCCGCACAACGAGTCGGTGTTCGCCGACTGGTCGCGCACCAGCGGCGAGCACGTCGCGGAGTACGCCGAATCGCGCGACGGGCCGCTGTATTCCGACGAGTTCGACGCGACCGAACTGCCGACACACTTCGAGGAGGTACGCCAAGACATCATGGACGCATTCGACCACGAGCTGGGAGGCACCGATGAGTAGTCGCGGCTGGGAGCCGCGTACGCGACTCGGCAAGCAGGTCGCCGAAGAAGAGATCACCACGATGGAGGAGGCGCTGAACTCGGGCCTCCCGCTGAAGGAGCCCGAGATCACCGACCAGCTTCTCCCCGGACTCGAGGACGACGTCCTCGACATCAACATGGTCCAACGGATGACCGACTCCGGCCGCCGGGTGAAGTTCCGGTGTGTGGTCGCGATCGGCAACCGCGACGGCTACGTGGGCTACGCCGAAGGCCGCGACGACCAGGTCGGCTCGGCGATCCAGAAGGCGATCGGGATCGCGAAGCTCAACATCGTCAACGTCTCGCGGGGCTGTGGCTCGTGGGAGTGTGGCTGCGGCCGCCCCCACACCGTCGCGCTCCGATCCAGCGGGAAGGCGGGCAGCGTCGAGGTCGAGCTCCGGCCCGCGCCGCGCGGTCTCGGGCTCGCGGGCGGGGAGACCGTCCGCTCGGTGCTCGAACTCGCCGGGATCGAGGACATCTGGACGCGCTCGTCGGGGAAGACCCGTACCACGGTGAACTTCGCGAAGGCGACGTTCAACGCGCTCCGGGCGACCGGCGAGGCCAGAGTCCCCGCTGAAACCCGCCGCAAGCGGGAGGTGATCGAGTGATGCAAGCGCTCGTCCAGCTCCGCGGCGAGGTCAACATGAGCCAGGAGGTGCGCGACACCCTCTCGATGCTCAACATGCACAGTACGAATCACTGTGCGCTGGTGCCCGAGACCGACACCTACCGCGGAATGATCACGAAGGTCAACGACTACGTGGCCTACGGCGAGCCGAGCCAGGCGGTGCTCGAACGCACCCTCCGGACCCGTGGCGAGCCCGCCGAGGGCTCGGCAGCAATCGACGACGAGTGGGTGGCCGAGAACACCGACTACGACGATCTCGCAGGGCTCGCGACAGCGCTGCTCGACGAGGAGACCACGCTGCGGGAGGCAGGACTCGCCCCCGCGCTCCGGCTCCACCCGCCGCGGGGCGGCCACGACGGCGTCAAGCACCCGACGCCGGAGGGCGGCGAGCTCGGTAAGCACGACACCGACGGTATCGACGCGCTGCTGACGGCGATGCGGTAACCACGCGGTTCACGATCACAACAATGACAAGCAAGAAACGACGCCAGCGCGGGTCGCGCACCCACGGCGGCGGCTCCCACAAGAACCGACGCGGGGCTGGCCACCGGGGCGGGCGCGGGCGTGCGGGGCGTGACGATCACGAGTTCCACAACTACGGACCGCTCGGCAAACACGGGTTCGACCGCCCGGAAAAGGTCAAAGAGGACATCCGCACGATCGACGTGCGCGAGCTCGACGAAGACGCGGCGCTGTACGCCGCCGACGATCTCGCCGAGGACACCGACGACGGCTACCGTCTCGACGCGCGTGACGTCGTCGAAGACGGCCACGAGGCCGACGTCGTGAAAGTGCTCGGCGGCGGTCAGGTCCGTCAGTCGCTGACGGTGACCGCCGACGCGTTCTCGGACAGCGCACGCGATCTGCTCGACGGTGCGGGCGGCGAGGCCGTTCTGAGCGACCGCGGCGAGGAGCGCCTCGCCGCCCGCGAGGACGACGACGAGGAATCAGACGAAGAAGCTACAACCGCGGAGTCCTGAGGGCGCGAAAATGGGTTGGAAGGAGACCGCCGAGCCGGTTCTGACGCGGATGCCGACGGTCCGGCAGCCGGAGGGTCACGTACCCTTCAGACGCAAGCTCGGGTGGACAGCCGGGGTGCTCGTTCTGTACTTTTTCCTGACGAACGTCGCACTCTACGGCCTCCAGACGGGGCAGGCCGGGAACCCGTTCGGGCAGTTCAGCTCGATCCTCGCAGTAGGCCGGGGGAGCATCCTCCAGCTCGGGATCGGGCCGATCGTGACCGCGAGCATCGTGCTCCAGCTCCTCGGCGGGGCCAACCTGCTCGGACTCGACACCTCTGATCCCCGGGATCAGATCCTCTATCAGGGGCTCCAGAAGTTCCTCGTGATCGTGATGATCTGCGTCACGGGACTGCCGTACGTGTTCGCCGGCGGCTTCTTGCCGGCGAGCGAAGCGGTCGCGCAGTCGACCGGGATCGGTATCGTGGGCGTTCAGTGGCTACTGTTCGCCCAGATCTTCGTCGGTGGCGTGCTGATCCTGTTCATGGACGAAGTCATCTCGAAGTGGGGCGTCGGCTCGGGGATCGGACTGTTCATCATCGCGGGCGTGAGCCAGCGGCTCGTCGGTGGGCTCATCGGTTCCGACGGCTTCTTCGCGAGCTGGTTCGGGATCCTGACCGGTTCGATCGAGGTCTCGCCGCTAACCAGCTCGGGCCTCCAGACACTGCTGCTCGGACAGGGCGAACTCGTGGCGCTGTTCACCACCGTCCTGATCTTCGTGGTGGTGGTGTACGCCGAGAGCGTCCGGGTCGAGATCCCGCTGAGCCACGCACGGGTCAAGGGCGCACGCGGTCGGTTCCCGGTGAAGCTGATCTACGCGAGCGTCCTCCCGATGATCCTCGTGCGCGCGGTCCAGGCCAACATCCAGTTCCTCGGCCGCATCCTGAACTCCCAGCTCGGCCTGCCGGCATGGATCGGCGTCTACTCGGACGGCCAGCCAGTCGGCGGGCTGTTCTACTACTTCGCCCCGATCTACACCCCACAGGACTGGCTCGGGGCGAGCCAGGCTGCGTGGCAGGTCGCACTTCGTGTCGGCGTCGACCTCACCTTCATGGTAGTCGGCGGCGCGATCTTCGCGATCTTCTGGGTCGAAACTGCCGACATGGGGCCCGAGGCCACCGCAAAACAGATCCAGAACTCCGGGATGCAGATCCCCGGCTTCCGCCAGAACCCCGGCGTGATCGAGAAGGTGCTCGAACGCTACATCCCGCAGGTCACGGTGATCGGCGGCGCACTGGTGGGCCTGCTCGCGGTCGGCGCGAACATGCTCGGCACCATCGGGACCGTCGGCGGGACCGGACTGCTGCTCACGGTCTCGATCACCTACAAACTCTACGAGGAGATCGCCGAGGAGCAGCTCATGGAGATGCATCCCATGATGCGCCAGATGTTCGGCTGAACAACCACCTTTTTACTTCGTCGGGTGCGCTCACTTCGCTCGCGCACCGCTCCTCGCAAAAACCTGGGCCAAAAACTTCCGCTCACTCGCTCCCTTACGGTCGCTCGTTCGCGGTTCTGTTACTGGCGCTTCCGCACCGCTCCGCACCGAACAGCCATTATCGTCTCAAATCGCGGCACCGTAGCCTCAGGTGAGTCAACCGCAACGCGGATGCGCTTCGCTTTCGACTGTCGGCCATGGCGAACGACGCGAGTATCGGCGGGCGTGACGAACTGCTGAGCGGAGCGGACGACCACTCGGCGCTGCTGTCGACGCTCGATTCGCACGACCTCGCGACCGCGGTGGCTCCTTCCGCGGCGAGCGATGCGTCGGTCTTTGATTTCGATCCCGGAGCCGACCCAGCCGAGACGTTCCCCCAGTCGATCGCGAGCGGCGGGCCGACGCCGACGGGCGTCATTCTCTGGACACGCATCGCACCCGACGCCTTCGACGCTGCTGCATCCCTGGCAGTGCAGGTCGCCACCGACGCGGCGTTCGAGGACATCGTGTACAGCGGTGTCACCGACGACGAGCGGCGGATTCGTGCTCACGACCATACGGTGAACGTCGATCTCGACGGCCATCTCGCTCCGAACCAGGCGTACCACTACCGGTTCGTCTACGACGGGGTGGCGTCGAAAACCGGTCAGTGTCAGACGCTCCCCCGACCGGACGACTCGCCCGACTCGCTCCGTCTCGGCGTGCTCGCGTGTCAAAACTACCAGAACGGCTACTATCCCGCCTTCCACCACATCGCCGAGGAGGACGTCGACTTCCTCGTCCACGTCGGCGACTCCATCTACGAATCCGACGACGGCCATTTCAGCGGCCCCAACGTCGACGAGTACGACCGCGAGAAGTCGTTCCCGAGCGGCCACGACCGCGTGCAGGGCTTGGAGGACTATCGCTACCTCTATCGCAAGTATCGCTCGGATGAGTTCTACCAGGAGGCACTCGAATCCCACACGATCATCGCCAGCTGGGACGATCACGAGTTCGTCAACGACCTCTACTGGGACGACCGGCGGGACGCGCCGGCGGGCGACCACCCACGGGCCGACGACCCCGAGTTCATGACCGACCTCGTCGCCGACGCGATGCACGCGTGGTGGGAGTACATGCCTGCCCGCGTGGAGTACGACCCGAACGGCGACTCCCTCCAGGAGCGTTTTCGATTGTGGCGCTCGTTCGAGTTCGGCGACTTCGT
It contains:
- a CDS encoding 50S ribosomal protein L22; the encoded protein is MGISYSVDADPERTAKAMLRERHMSHKHSKEIARELKGRTVADAREYLESVIAGDQSVPFRSHNSGVGHRSDIDGWDAGRYPEKASKAFLDLLENVGANAEHQGFEPDPMTIKHVAAHKIGEVQGRQPRAMGRASAWNTPEVDVELIVEEPDEEGEN
- a CDS encoding 30S ribosomal protein S3, which produces MGSEQTFIEDGMQRTQIDEFFGDELERAGYGGMELAKTPMGTQIVLRAEKPGMVIGKGGKNIRKITTQLEERFDLDDPQIDVQEVDEPDLNAQIVADRLGNALERGWYFRKAGHTTIDRIMDAGARGAEITLNGKVTGARSRNEKFNRGYIKHNGEPAQSIVDRGDGVAVMKLGTIGVTVKIIPPDAELPDDFRIQEDVDTSVLEPEEVEGDDVEELLSGDGEEPVAGPEESDSEEDFEVTETPPEGEAETTEAGAEEIIEEEIEAEQGAAETAPDESVEASEDIDEELSEETDAAAEAILDEMDDAEADSDLTAIDGVGDAKADALVEAGFESVAAVRAASEDDLAEAEGVGPAFAERIKEGAEDLGGGDA
- the rpmC gene encoding 50S ribosomal protein L29, whose translation is MAILHAEEMRDMTPAEREAELEELETELLNTKAVQAAGGAPENPGRIGELRRTIARLKTIRNEEGDLDENGESA
- a CDS encoding ribonuclease P protein component 1, producing MALTPATLARHELCGLHTRVAAADNPSLTGIEGRVVRETKNTLSVETDSTDDSGATPAAKQVPKAGATFEFALDGESVAPTDVTPADPKAAETVHVTVEGERLVATPARRTERSSDSTWR
- a CDS encoding 30S ribosomal protein S17, with protein sequence MALGLNVDEPETTCDDPNCPFHGTVSVRGGTVDGMVASTEMHRTVIVEREYDVTVPKYDRKMKRRSRTPAHAPDCLDLSVGDAVRIAETRPLSKTKAHVVVGTLDTTRDLGASSLSGPSDPDSEVALDEIESAGGDA
- a CDS encoding 50S ribosomal protein L14, with protein sequence MEALAADVTQGLEKGSLVTCADNTGARELKVISVSGYSGTKNRHPKAGLGDKVSVSVTKGTPEMRRQVLEAVIVRQRKPIRRPDGTRVKFEDNAAVVVDENEDPRGTELRGPVAREVAERFGSIASAATMIV
- the rplX gene encoding 50S ribosomal protein L24 produces the protein MSKQPHKQRTRTERAPLHEKHRQVRATLADDLREEYGRRNARVNEGDTVEVLRGDFAGEEEDVVRVDLKDATVHVEDVTTETADGEEVARPLDASNLRITELDLEDDRREERLEADDE
- a CDS encoding 30S ribosomal protein S4e, giving the protein MSKHQKRLSVPNSWPVERKTEKFTVKAGAGPHGESGVPLLVVLRDVLGYVDSRKEARYALNQGSVLVNGDALDDEERPIGMFDILEFDERNEHYRVFPDEGGRLALTTIDADDADSKLGKIEGKQQVSGGATQLALHDGRTLEVDDASEYAGSDSIVVDEDDEILAHFSYEEGALVTAVEGRHAGEVGEIDDIQVTPGSSSNNVTVTQTNGDGFETVAEYVVVIDENFVDDETTDDAGETAADAESTADDEATDDDATDDGGDDE
- a CDS encoding 50S ribosomal protein L5; amino-acid sequence: MSEAAEFHAMREPVVEKVVVHMGVGEGGRELANAEEILEAVTGQESVRTRARATEPEFDIREGDPIGAKVTLRGEAAETFLDTALDLADVSRTQFDETGNISFGVAEHTEFPDQEYDPNVGIYGLDVTVNLNRPGARVKRRNKATRQLPSRHRLDVEDAIAFLENEFDVEVQ
- a CDS encoding 30S ribosomal protein S14, whose protein sequence is MSESETDTGEHATKRTGQLEDCQRCGRKQGLVGKYDIWLCRQCFREIARGMGFRKYK
- a CDS encoding 30S ribosomal protein S8; its protein translation is MTNNDPLADALSGLDNAGRVGKLNLTVQPASNTIGSVLEVIYDRGYIDGFEFVEDGRAGEFEVELSGAINRCGTVKPRYSAGADEFEKWEKRYLPARDYGTLIVTTSHGVMSHYEAREQGLGGQVLAYVY
- a CDS encoding 50S ribosomal protein L6 produces the protein MTEERLQMPDDVTVEVDRFDVTVSGPEGSVTRRLWYPNVTVAVEDDVVVVESDADDAKTNATVSTFRSHIANAFHGVREGWTYEMEVFYSHFPMQVRAEDGDVVIQNFLGEKAPRRTAVHGDTTVEVDDERVTLSGPNKEDVGQTAADIEQLTRVSGKDTRVFQDGVYITEKPQKPEVTAGGN
- a CDS encoding 50S ribosomal protein L32e; its protein translation is MATDIENERDLAAIDGVGDEKAEDLREAGFETIDDLRDADQDELAEIEGVGNALAARIKADVDELDVDDADEAGETSEDEADDGTDEVPDELTDVSGVGDAKADTLREAGFESVDDVRRADQSDLADVEGIGNALAARIKADVGGLEVADETETEVEDETETEEAEDVETELQPRGLTEKTPDLEDEEGRLLAERRRDSGPAFDRQNHHMKKRVSTSWRRPTGTLSKQRRGVKGKGATVEAGYRTAKPVRGRHPSGFEEVRVENTDDLEGVDGDSQAVRIGSSVGDRKRERIEEQAEDDGIRVLNPTYVEVEVTEDD
- a CDS encoding 50S ribosomal protein L19e, giving the protein MTDLSAQRRLAADVLDVGKNRVWFDPEAQGEIAEAITREDIRELVANGTVESKAAKSNSRGRAREREEKRAAGHRKGPGTRKGTAGARENRKDAWVSRIRAQRRRLKELRADGTLDRTQYRALYDKAGGGEFDSVDRLETFATNEYDVTIEDE
- a CDS encoding 50S ribosomal protein L18 translates to MATGPRYNVPMRRRREVRTDYHQRLRLLKSGKPRLVARKSNRHVRAQLVTPGPDGDETHASASSADLAEYGWEAPTGNLPSAYLTGLLAGLRARDTDVDEAVLDIGLNTATPGSKVFAIQEGAIDAGLHVPHNESVFADWSRTSGEHVAEYAESRDGPLYSDEFDATELPTHFEEVRQDIMDAFDHELGGTDE
- a CDS encoding 30S ribosomal protein S5, encoding MSSRGWEPRTRLGKQVAEEEITTMEEALNSGLPLKEPEITDQLLPGLEDDVLDINMVQRMTDSGRRVKFRCVVAIGNRDGYVGYAEGRDDQVGSAIQKAIGIAKLNIVNVSRGCGSWECGCGRPHTVALRSSGKAGSVEVELRPAPRGLGLAGGETVRSVLELAGIEDIWTRSSGKTRTTVNFAKATFNALRATGEARVPAETRRKREVIE